Genomic DNA from Theropithecus gelada isolate Dixy chromosome 1, Tgel_1.0, whole genome shotgun sequence:
TTCTCTGCTCAATAAGTTCACTGAGAAAATCACATACTTAGAACATTTTAATGTCTGTCAAGCTGGTGCCTTTCAAAAGGTCCAAGCTCATCACTTCTTGTTTAATAGACATATTAATAAATCTCACATATGAATCCTTTCAAACTGGACACTAAATACGATGTGGATGTTAACAATGGTTCTCAAAAGCTTTTGCTCTTTCcatgaatttattaaaataaaaaactatgtaTATATAAGTAATGGAAATAAAGCTTTATTAGCTGCAATGATttgcattatttataattatgtataagTTAAATGTAACATATAATTATAACAAAAActttagttttgaaaaatgttttattcaagaattacataatttcaaatatcTTCCAAAATACAGTTTCCTAGATTGCTACAAAAGAAATTTGATAAGaaatttaaatcattaaatatgtttcactggtatatatacatacagaatgCCAAGCAATAGTATTCAGCCCTGGAATGCGTACCATGTCTGCTGTTTTTCCTCATGAAAGGCTCAACCCAGCATTTTGTATAGGCTATGTACAACAGGCAAAGTTCTGTATTCAAGAATTTGACGTTAGCTGCCTCAATTTATAGCTGTGGTAGTTTGTCCACTGGGGTGTCAAATTTGAAGTCTGTAGGAAACAGATCCGGGGCTCGAGGATAGATAAGTCTATAGGACTGTCTGATTGTAACATCAGCAACACCAGCAATATCGCCAAtttctaaaagacaaaaatcaaaacattaacCGTCATTTCCATCCTACCTCCTTTCTACTACCTGCATTGTCATTTGTGAGATATGATTATACAGTATAAAGCgccaaacttaaaaacaaaaccagaagtgATTTCTAAAAACTGATAATGGAAATACATACTAAAAGGTAGAAAGCAGCAgctaggccagacacagtggctcacgcctgtaatcccagcacttggggaggccgagttgggcagatcactaggtcaggaaatcaagaccagcctggccaacatggtgaaaccccatctctactaaaaatacaaaaaattagccaggcgtggtggcgggcgcctgtagtcccagctactcaggaggctgaggcaggagaatggcgtgaacccgggaggaggaggttgcagtgagccgagatcgtgctactgcactccagcctggtgacagagcaagattccatctctaaataaataaataaataaatgatgtttaaaaatccattttaataaAGCATTCATAATGCTTAACCAAAtattgactcaaaaaaaaagaaagcgggAGCTAAAGTCAGTaaccaacaacaataaaaatgatagcaGTAGTTACTACCTTACAGAGCTGTCAATGTTTTAAGGAGTTtaactaatataaaatatatgaacaggGTTCAGGACTTAGTATTAGGAGTGTTATCTTATTATACTGGGTATCGTATTTACAACTGactgctcctttttctttataaatctttCTGATGATCACAAAGTACTCCACAAATACATTCTTGTAAAgaaattcactttttatttctgtgtttgaaaGTTCCCATGCAAAATCTCCTCTAGCTAACTTCTGTTAAGAGGtccctattaaaaacaaaatgttacacTGTAAATATTGTTCTACagtctttttttctacttaataCATCGAGGTCAAACAGCTACTTATAGCATACGGAGATGCTTTTCACTGATACAAGCacataagcaaatatttttagctCAAATGAACATTTCTAGTCTATTACAAAATCCTAATAGATCCACTTTTACCCTTTAAAGTCACTgtcccttttttcctttcaaagtcATTAAAAGAAATACCAAAGGACTGCCACTACAATATTTGGTTAAGTATTATGAATGCTttattaaaatggatttttaaacatCACTTATTTACTTAAagaaggaatcttgctctgtcacccaggctggagtgcaacggcaagatctcggctcactacaacctctgcctccctggttcaagcgattctcctgtctcagtctcctgagtagctgaggcacctgccaccacgcccagctaatttctgtatttttagtagaggcggggtttcaccatgctgcccaggctggtctcaaactcctcacctcaggtgatccacctgcctcggcctcccaaagtgctgggattacaggcatgagccaccatatgcCTGGCCTAAACATCTTTTAATACAAACTCATTTTATCACCTTTTCACAGTTGATTCAAATCAGTGAGGTTTTAGTGATTTTCACTGTGAATGCCTGCCATCACTGTACAattagctaattttaaatttccttatctCACACTGCATTACATTATTCTACATCTAAATACCAATAAATGGCAACTATTTGAATGTCAACTGCCTGCTGTGCAGGGAAGAGAAGGACCTTACATTTGAAGACGACTTTTCATATAAAGCTAAAAAGCAGAAAGCACCAAGATTAATGTTTCCATGTTGTTCATTAGAATAAACTTTACAACTAGAAATGTACCTCAAGGACAAACTGCCTAACTGCAACTTCTCAATTTTACTAAAAGACTCAAAATTTCCTTAAAACGCAAGTGAAGGCCAAAGGGAATGGATAATGGCTCCTTTAAATAACTAATGATTGGCTTCCTCTTTCTAATTATTcctatcatttattattttttcaacatgTAGCCTAAGCTGAAGGCTGTTGTGAATAGAGTATTACAAAGTTATTGAGGCCAGTAATTCACTAACtcactttctgtttgttttttgagacagtcctgttctgtctcctaggctggagtacagtggtgcaatctaggctcacagcaacctctgcctcccaggttcaagagattctcatgtctcagcctcccaagtagctgggactacaggtgtgcactaccatgctgggctgatttttgtgtttttagtagagacaggattttgccatgttggctagggtggtcttgaactcctggcctcaagcaatccactcaccttggcctcccgcaatgtgctgggattacacgtgtaagccaccacgccctgccacctttttttttttttgaaaaagagccTCACTCCATCAACCccggctggagggcagtggcatgacctcagctcactataacctctgcctcctgggttcaagtgattctcctgcctcagcctccctactacatgggattacagatgggtgccaccacacctgactactttttttgtatttttactagagacagggttttgccatgttggccaggaggctGGTCACCGCACCTAGTTTATGAATTTCTTTACATGCATTTGTTTATGAATAACTTCTATaatcctcaaagatttagaaaggAGTAGTCACTTCTAAATTTAAAAGGGAGTTAGtgggccatgcgtggtggcttgcgcctataatcccagcacactgggaggcagaggcaggcgaatcacataaggccaggagttcgagacaagcctgcccaacgtggtgaaaccccatctctactaaaaatacaaatattagctgggcgtggtggcacgtggctgtagtcccagttactcagaaagctgaggcacaagaataacttaaacccaggaagtggacgctgcagtgagctgagattgtaccactgcattccagcctgggcaacagagggagaccgtttcaaaaaaaaacaaaaaaaggaaaaaggaaaagaaattcacTTAATACTTCTGGTGAAAGTTTTCCTACAACACTAAATTTAAACATGGTTTTAGAAGGCTGAACCACTTACGTCTACTTACTTCAGAATTTGTATTAAGAAACTGTAAAATACTGTACAAGATGGGAAAAAACCAACCTTAACAGAATGTTAAAGGCTGATGGCCAACACATATTTTACAGCGTGTCTATCTGCAGGATCCCATGCCAAGCAGTGAGAAACAAAGCATGCCTCCCTGACCCCtaagatttaaaaacataagtTTGGGGAGGAAAAGAGTATGATCAAGAGGATATatttagggagaaaaaagaacTTGTAAGAATAAAAGATGTACAaactaaaataattcaaatgggAAAAACATTAGGTTTGTTTACAGGGTTATGtctctgaacatttttttttatgagcaatttaaaagcaaaacattttttcttaacattttgatGTTGAGGAACGATGTCTTAaatgtgggttgttttttttttttttttttttttgagatggagtcttgctctgttgcccaggctggagtgcaatggcacaatctcggctcactgtaacctccacctcccaggttcaagcaattctcctgcctcagcctcctaagtagctaggattacaagccccaccaccacacccagctaatttttgtatttttagtagagatggggtttcaccacgttcatcagaatggtctcgaactcctgaccttaggtgatccacccgccttggccttccaaagtgcggagattacaggcatgagtccctgTGCCCGGCCAAATGTGGGTTCTTGCTATTTACCTGGTTCaaacttaaaatggaaaaataatcacATGCTGCGAATTTCACAGTTTACTGCCACACTTCCTGATGACGAACCCTACCTTTTTGGGTCCTCTTTTCAGCTGATGCCTGTGAGGCCATGTAAATAGCTGCCGCTGCCACAGAGATGGGGCTCCTCCCAGGAACCAAGTCCAATTCCACAGCTTTACGGGCTATATGGGTAGCTGCCATCTGCACTTGTTTAGGAAGACAAAGATTGGAACAGAATCTGGACATGAAGTCCCCAGTTGTAATCAAATCCACACTGGTTTCTAGTGCtttcaaaataagtttaaaacaCCGACCAATTTCTTTCTTAGAAATTCGTGATACGGcacatatttctaaaagaaaaaaaaaattaaataaatcaattcACTTAAGCCATATAGTTCACCTTAAAATCTACCATTTCTAATTATAAACATACATTCTAATTGTAAAACATTCAATCATGCCTTAAAGATAAAACCCTAATTCTCTCAGTGATACTCCCCCCCAGAGATAACTGCAAATTTCTCAGTTAATTTTAATGTtcatcacacttttttttttttttttaaagacggagtctcactctgtcgcccaggctaacagcagtggcacgatctcagcccactgcaacctccacctcctgggctcggcctcccgagcagctgagactacaggcgtgcaccaccatacctggctaacttttgtatttttagtagagacagggtttcactatgttggccaggcttgtctagaactcctgacctcaggtgatcctcctgcatcggcctcccaaagtgctgagattacacgggtgagccactgcgcctggcctaatgtTCTTCACTCTTTAAAtgtagagtttttgtttgttttttgagatgaggtctcactctgttgtccaggctggagtgcagtgatgccatctcagctcactgcaacctctgctccctggttcaaatgattctcctgcctcctgagtagctgggattacaggcgcctgccaccgcacctggctaattttttgtatttttagtaaagatggggtttcaccatcttggtcaggctggtcttgaactcctcacctcatgatctacctgcctcggcctcacaaagtgctgagattacaggtgtgagtcactgtgcctagctaaaTTTAGGTCttaatctttcaaaatattaactGCTCTAAGGATTAATTCATTGCAAGtaaatttctttaaatgaaaaattgatatttatatattaaccTGTTGTAAGCAGTGTTATCAAGGAGCTGAAAGAAAATACTCAAGCCAAAGGATGCCTCTTAGGCAACACAGTGTCATGTGTACATAAAATCCCTGCAATTATGGGCTATATAGCTcgatgagataaaatatttgaccCTGTTATTCCCAGATGCAACCACCATACACTTTCagaagaaatttaacaaaagctctgttttaattataaaaacaacaaaaaagatgatgATAAAGGCCATCACCTCTTCACTTTTacataagaaaacataaaaaataaatactcacTGGATGAATAAAGGGTTAAGTATAGTCTTCAGCTAAACTGAGCTTTGGTAGTGTAAGTCAGTGAGCAACACTGAACAAACTGTCACATATTCCCATGTAACTGCAAACTGTATGAAAAATACCAGTTCTTTCAAAGCCTCCAACTGAAGTGTAAAAACGCAAACAATACACCTCAAGAGAAAAAACTTCACTGAtgctttctttaaatttatttttgagatgaagtcttgctctgtcgcccaggctggagtgcagtggtgcgatcttggctcactgcaacctccgcctcccgagtagctgggactacaggcgtgcaccgccatgcctggctaatttttgtatttttagtagagccggggtttcaccatattggccaggctggtcttgaactgctgacctcaggtgatccgcctcggcctcccaaagtgctgggattacaggtgtgactcaccGTATCTGGCCTTCACTGATACTTTCTAAAGCCTGACTCCCTCATCTACAGAGACTGGTGCTAGAAATGGAAACTGTTTTCATGTAAACCAAATGTGTAAATGGCCTACTTTGGTTTACCATTACAGGCCTGAAAGCCCACAAAATTTTAACAGTCCATCAAAAGATCTCACTAGCAAAGAACATAGTGGGCTTACATGGACTAAAATGAGTCTACGTGGGAAAACAGCCTAAAAGAACATTCTATGAATTTGCTGTCAAGGAACAAAATAAGTAGACACTGGCAAATGATGCTCAAGTGGATTACTGTAGTGACAATAAAGATGACTTAGCTTCTAAGTGTCAAAGCTGCCTGACATTGGTCTGTTTCTTTAATATGATGTAGAAAATgctattttaggctgggcacagtggctcacgcctgttaatactagcactttgggaggccaaagcgggcagatcacctaaggttagaagtttgagaccagcctggccaacatggcgaaatcccgtctctactaaaaatacaaaagttagtcaggtgtggtggcacgtgcctgtaatcctagctactcaggaagctgaggcaggaatatagcttgaacatgggaggcggaggttgcagtgagccaagatcgcaccaccgcactccagcctgggtgacagagtgagactccatctcaacaaaccaaccaaccaaccaaccacaacaacaaaaaaacaacaaaaaaaaaacgtaaaaacTTACCTTTAAATGTCCTAGGAACCCCTTCTTGTCTACAGGCAATATAGAGACAAGCAGAAGCTATAGCATCATTAGCTCTTCCCTTCAGGCTCTTCTGTTCATATACTTGCTTGAATAAATTATTCGTTCGATCCTTCAAAGCACAGAAACTAAGTTTAACTCTATGTCATTTAATTAGCTGCAATATCGAAATTTCATGTGTTCATTAAATTATGCAAAGTCAATGCCAGAATGGCTTAAAGGAGGTAGACAAGAACTTACAACTATATTTCGAGGTAGATTGATTCTATCTGCCATGGTAGTGATTTCTTTGAATGCATTCATCATTGCCCGATCAGAACTGCTCATTGTTCTCCGATTCTGGTACTTAGAATTGCCAAATTCATCAAAACTTGCAGCTCCTGTACCCTATAGAACagttaaaactatgaaaaaacGTTTTGGAAAGTATGAATAATGGGACACTTTCTATGAAAATATAACTTACAAGATCTGATTCTATATAGACTAGAAATCTGAATTGTGCATCCTGCCCATCTATACTAAAGGAATATGTAATTCTAACAACTGTTCAAGAACATAGAAAATGTGAAGCTTAAAGTGTATAAATAGAAATACGATACAAAAACCTGACAAAACCATGGAAAAAGGAAGTCTAATTTCACTTAGAAATAtgataaaaaatatcaaatactaGAAAACAGAATCCAATAGCATATTAAAAGGTAGTATATCATGACCAACTGGAGATTGTTCCACAAGATATTATTAGAGAATCAAATAATGTAAAACACTATATTATTAGATCTAAGGAGAAAAATCATGATCATCTCCAAAGGTGCTAAAAAGGCAAATGAACAAAATTCAAAGTTCATTTTTGATAAAGACTCATAGGACACTACAAATGAGTACTTCTTTACATAAGAAAACCACTCTCCTCTGCCCAAAGCCAGTACAATTAATGAAGAAACATTACCAGCATTATCACCAAAATCACAAGACAAACGCACCTCCCACTGCTACCATTTTATAACACTGATCAGAAAAACAAGTCAATTAACCAAGAGAAAAATCGGAAGTACAAAATTGGAAAGGAGGTGATAAACTATTTGCAGATAGTATCTTTATACACCTGGAGTATGCAAGAAAATCACTAAAAAACAGCTGCTATAAATAATTCACTAAAGCAGCAAggtcaaaataaatagaaatcaataccctTCATAAGTACAATCAACCAGTTAAAAGACAAGGAAAGCAAATTTTTCAATTACAACAACGAAAATCTTGGAATAAACTTGAGAAACATGTGAGATGTTCATgaagaaaactttctttttttttttttttttttttttttgagacggagtctggctctgtcgcccgggctggagtgcagtggccggatctcagctcactgcaagctctgcctcccgggtttacaccattctcctgcctcagcctcccgagtagctgggactacaggcgcccgccaccttgcccggctagtttttttttgtattttttagtagagacggggtttcaccgtgttagccaggatggtctcgatcttctgacctcgtgatccgcccgtctcggcctcccaaagtgctaggattacaggcttgagccaccgcgcccggccgaagaaaACTTTCAAACATCTCCTGAAGGACACATAACATACCTAAGGAAATGGAAAGgcattatgagtttttttttttttttttttttttgagatggagtctcactctgtcgcccaggctggagtgcagtggccggatctcagctcactgcaagctccgcctcccaggttcacgccattctcctgcctcagcctcccgagtagctgggactacaggcgcccgccaccacgctcggctagtttttttttttgtattttttagtagagacggggtttcaccgggttagccaggatggtctcgatctcccgacctcgtgatctgcccgtctcggcttcccaaagtgctgggatcacaggcttcggccactgtgcccggcccattatGAGTTTTTGAATAcaagatttattatgaagaaGTCAATTTTCCCTATGTCAATTTGCAAATTAATCTGACCAAAACCCCAGTGACaatattaaagattaaaaaacaggccggcgcggtggctcacgcctgtaatcccagcactttgggaggccgaggcgggcggatcacaaggtcaggagatcgagaccatggtgaaacctcgtctctactaaaaatacaaaaaattagccgggtgcggttgtgggcgcctgtagtcccagctactcgggaggctgaggcaggagaatggcgggaacccgggaggcggagcttgcagtgagctgagatccggccactgcactccagcctgggcgacagagcgagactccgtctcaaaaaaaaaaaaaaaaaaaacaggccgggcgcagtggctcatgcctgtaatcctggcactttaggaggctgaggcgggcggatcacctgaggtccggaagtttgagaccagcctgaccatcagagagaaaccctgcctctactaaaaatacaaattagccaggcgtggtggcacatgcctgtaatcccagctacttgggaggctgaggcagaagagtcgcttgaGGTGGTTGtggtgagatgagatcacgccattgcactccagcctaggcgacaagagtgaaactccacctcagaaaaacaaaacaaaacaaaacaagcagagtgtggtggcgcacgcctgtggtctcagctactcaggaggctgaggcaggagggtcacctaagcctgggagtttgaggctgcagttagctatgatcacatcacttcactctagactgggtgacagaaaagagaccctgtgtcaaaagaaaaaaaccaaaaaaccccacagaaaACCCCATAGAAGAATCCAACAGTGTATTAAAAGGCAGTAATATCAACCAAGTGGAGACTGTTCCACAAATATATTAAAGAATCTAATATAAAACATCATATTAATAGAGCTAAGGAGGAAAATCATATGATCAACTCCAAAGGTACAAAAAATGCAAGTGAACAAAcctaaacttctttaaaaaatgaaacaaacttaACCTTTAAATGGAAAACACTAGtgaagaaaatgctgaaaaagaaGAGCCATGAGGGAAAACTAGTGCTACTATATATTAGAACAGTGTGGTACGGCATTTGACTAACTGGACCAGgacaggaaaaaatagaaagtcgAAAAATATGCCCAAGTACACATAGAAATTTATTATGTTATAAATCTAGcagcttaaaaatatttctatcttGGCCacggatggtggctcacacctgtaattccagcaccttgggaggccaaggtgggtgcatcacttgagcccaagaattgggaccagcctgggcaacatggtgaaactttgtctctataaaaaataaaaaaaattagccaggtgtagtggcccacacctgtggtcccagctacttgggaggctgaggcggaaggatcacttcagcctgggagggggaggtcgcagtgaaccgagatcatgctacCGCACTCCCACCTGAGCGACAgtgttagaccctgtctcaaaaacaaaacaggctatGCAGGGTTCAgcatggtaactcatgcctgtaatcccagcgctttggaagcctgaggcaggaggactgcttaagaccaggagttcaagacctgcctggacaagagtctcattctgtcacccaggctggagtacagtggcgtgatcttggctcactgcaacctccgactcctgggttcaagcgattctcctgtctcagcctcttgagtagctggaattacaggcgcccgccaccatgcctgacaactttttttgtatttttagtagaggtggggtttcactgtgtcggccaggctggtctcaaactcttgacctcaagcaatctgcccgcctcagcctcctaaagtgctgcaattacaggcgtgagccaccgagcctggccaaaaaaaattttaaaaataaaaattagccaggtgtggtggtatgcgcctgtagtcctaactacttgggaggtcagggaaggagaatcactggagcccaggagtttgagcatGCAGTGAGTTTTAAttataccattgtactccagcctgttgCCCAGacaagtttttgtcttttttttctttaaagatggagtct
This window encodes:
- the GTF2B gene encoding transcription initiation factor IIB; amino-acid sequence: MASTSRLDALPRVTCPNHPDAILVEDYRAGDMICPECGLVVGDRVIDVGSEWRTFSNDKATKDPSRVGDSQNPLLSDGDLSTMIGKGTGAASFDEFGNSKYQNRRTMSSSDRAMMNAFKEITTMADRINLPRNIVDRTNNLFKQVYEQKSLKGRANDAIASACLYIACRQEGVPRTFKEICAVSRISKKEIGRCFKLILKALETSVDLITTGDFMSRFCSNLCLPKQVQMAATHIARKAVELDLVPGRSPISVAAAAIYMASQASAEKRTQKEIGDIAGVADVTIRQSYRLIYPRAPDLFPTDFKFDTPVDKLPQL